In the Streptomyces sp. f51 genome, one interval contains:
- a CDS encoding BTAD domain-containing putative transcriptional regulator — MRYRILGVAQAEDDRGTLVTVGGPRVRALLTALASHPARTLSPDTLIDEVWADTPPQDAPAALQALIGRLRRAIGRDAVASEAGGYRLRATRDDVDLFVFERLVTEGRTALGTGDAPAAAARLREALALWRGPALADLPDRTAATRPEALRLEATRSRVEADLRLGRACDVVPELRELTTAHPYDEALHALLIRALRETGRGADALAAYEDVRRALMDGLGTDPGPELRDLYAALLDPGQTGEPREPESAADRAAPTAGPGDPSRGRGTGNLRPRLNSFVGREREVGAIRSDVQRARLVTLTGPGGSGKTRLAEEAAAGLPQAWLVELAPLDRPEAVPGAVVSALGLRETALITNEMAAPQDDPLALLVEYCARRSRLLILDNCEHVIDAAAELAETLLTRCPGLTILATSREPLGVPGELVRPVEPLPPVSARRLFMERARVVRPEAATAPHDSAAVDEICRRLDGLPLAIELAAARLRLLTPQQIADRLDDRFRLLTSGSRTVLPRQQTLRAVVDWSWDLLDERERTVLREASVFAGGWDLAAAEAVCTGPAADLVGALVDKSLLVATPDGMDGPGGGMRYRMLETIHEYATERAAEVPVLRAAAERRHRAWVRALAEEAEPQLRSAGQLPWIRRLETELDNIRAALGRALAARDEEEAAALVLDMGWFWWLRNFRHEGIEWTELVLRLGALLDATAGDRAAPDTGSESGSGSASGSRSGSDTGYGSESESRSGSDTGSGSGSGDGLLAALGRVDPVAAFLDHPERDERHPLHSVRMRVRMLHLFMKVDVVPLDEWEDKRLREYVGRVRGSFERGGPDAARMPGIVWPMAAHFLGDPDDMGPAMDATVANCRVYGGEWEIGVALMFRTHMVVDAPGGMPGVDEDLEELRGLSRRVGDRWMRAQVCSAAGEAAMARSRFDEAKGEYDEALRLAYEVGAYAEVPFLMARLAEIAHRAGERSLALATLDEASAAADQYGVTDSRAFVHLLRAQVVLDGGEVALARELCEKSRQEGMRGTPPPQFTAGLNWLDALVTAAESGPVPGLRKLAAALRYAMDVRCADVVTSAFVESAARLLTELGDHAAAARLAAAGTDWRGGDLRSAAESADVRRVEAAALAALGPGRYASERARGSGYTQEQALADLTETLGAYPAG, encoded by the coding sequence GTGCGGTACAGGATTCTGGGGGTTGCCCAGGCTGAGGACGACCGGGGGACCCTCGTCACGGTGGGCGGCCCCCGGGTCCGAGCCCTGCTCACAGCCCTGGCGAGCCACCCCGCCCGCACCCTGTCCCCGGACACCCTCATCGACGAGGTATGGGCGGACACCCCACCCCAGGACGCCCCAGCCGCCCTACAGGCCCTGATCGGCCGCCTCCGCAGGGCCATCGGCAGGGACGCGGTCGCCTCGGAGGCCGGCGGCTACCGCCTCCGGGCCACCCGCGACGACGTGGACCTGTTCGTGTTCGAGCGGCTCGTCACGGAGGGCAGGACCGCCCTCGGCACCGGCGACGCCCCCGCCGCCGCCGCCCGCCTGCGCGAAGCCCTCGCCCTGTGGCGCGGCCCGGCCCTCGCGGACCTCCCCGACCGCACCGCCGCGACCCGCCCGGAGGCCCTGCGCCTGGAGGCGACGCGCAGCCGTGTCGAGGCGGACCTGCGACTCGGCCGCGCCTGCGACGTCGTACCGGAGCTGAGGGAACTGACGACGGCCCACCCGTACGACGAGGCGCTGCACGCCCTGCTCATCCGCGCCCTGCGCGAGACCGGCCGGGGCGCCGACGCGCTGGCCGCCTACGAGGACGTACGCCGTGCCCTGATGGACGGCCTCGGCACGGACCCCGGTCCTGAACTGCGGGACCTCTACGCCGCGTTGCTCGACCCCGGGCAGACCGGGGAACCGCGCGAACCCGAGTCCGCGGCGGACCGGGCCGCGCCGACCGCCGGTCCCGGGGATCCCTCGCGGGGCCGGGGCACCGGAAACCTCCGGCCCCGGCTGAACTCGTTCGTCGGGCGGGAACGGGAGGTCGGGGCCATCCGTTCGGATGTGCAGAGGGCACGCCTGGTCACGCTGACCGGACCGGGCGGTTCGGGGAAGACCCGCCTCGCCGAGGAAGCCGCCGCCGGGCTTCCGCAGGCGTGGCTGGTCGAGCTGGCCCCGCTCGACCGGCCCGAGGCGGTCCCGGGCGCGGTGGTCAGCGCCCTCGGTCTGCGCGAGACCGCGCTGATCACCAACGAGATGGCGGCCCCGCAGGACGACCCGCTCGCCCTGCTCGTCGAGTACTGCGCCCGGCGCAGCCGGCTCCTGATCCTTGACAACTGCGAGCACGTGATCGACGCGGCGGCCGAACTCGCCGAGACGCTGCTGACCCGCTGCCCTGGGCTCACGATCCTCGCCACCAGCCGTGAACCCCTCGGCGTCCCCGGCGAGCTGGTGCGGCCGGTCGAGCCGCTCCCGCCCGTCTCCGCGCGCCGCCTCTTCATGGAACGGGCCCGCGTCGTGCGCCCCGAAGCCGCCACCGCGCCGCACGACTCCGCCGCCGTGGACGAGATCTGCCGACGGCTCGACGGCCTGCCCCTGGCCATCGAACTCGCCGCGGCGCGGCTGCGGCTGCTCACCCCGCAGCAGATCGCCGACCGGCTCGACGACCGCTTCCGGCTGCTCACCTCGGGCAGCCGCACGGTGCTGCCCCGCCAGCAGACCCTGCGTGCCGTCGTCGACTGGTCCTGGGACCTGCTCGACGAACGGGAGCGGACCGTGCTGCGCGAGGCGTCCGTGTTCGCGGGCGGCTGGGACCTGGCCGCCGCGGAGGCCGTGTGCACCGGCCCCGCGGCCGATCTCGTCGGCGCGCTGGTCGACAAGTCCCTCCTCGTCGCCACCCCCGACGGCATGGACGGCCCGGGCGGCGGCATGCGCTATCGCATGCTGGAGACCATCCACGAGTACGCCACCGAGCGCGCCGCCGAGGTTCCCGTCCTGCGGGCCGCCGCCGAGCGGCGCCACCGCGCGTGGGTGCGCGCCCTGGCCGAGGAGGCCGAGCCCCAGCTGCGCTCGGCCGGTCAACTCCCCTGGATCCGCCGCCTGGAGACGGAGCTCGACAACATCCGGGCGGCCCTCGGGCGCGCGCTGGCGGCGCGCGACGAGGAGGAGGCGGCCGCCCTGGTCCTCGACATGGGCTGGTTCTGGTGGCTGCGCAACTTCCGTCACGAGGGCATCGAATGGACGGAACTCGTCCTGAGACTGGGCGCGTTGCTCGACGCGACGGCCGGTGATCGCGCGGCGCCGGACACCGGCTCCGAGTCCGGCTCCGGTTCCGCGTCCGGGTCCAGGTCCGGTTCTGACACCGGCTACGGTTCCGAGTCCGAGTCCAGGTCCGGTTCTGACACCGGCTCCGGGTCCGGGTCCGGTGACGGTCTTCTCGCCGCGCTCGGACGTGTCGACCCGGTGGCCGCCTTCCTCGATCATCCCGAGCGCGACGAGCGGCACCCGCTGCACTCCGTCCGGATGCGGGTGCGCATGCTCCACCTGTTCATGAAGGTGGACGTCGTCCCGCTGGACGAGTGGGAGGACAAGCGGCTGCGGGAGTACGTGGGGCGGGTGCGGGGCTCCTTCGAGCGCGGTGGTCCCGACGCGGCCCGTATGCCGGGGATCGTCTGGCCGATGGCCGCGCACTTCCTCGGCGACCCGGACGACATGGGACCCGCGATGGACGCGACCGTCGCCAACTGCCGTGTGTACGGCGGCGAATGGGAGATCGGCGTCGCCCTGATGTTCCGTACGCACATGGTCGTCGACGCTCCGGGCGGCATGCCGGGGGTGGATGAGGACCTGGAGGAACTGCGCGGGCTCAGCCGGCGGGTCGGGGACCGCTGGATGCGCGCCCAGGTGTGCAGCGCGGCCGGTGAGGCGGCCATGGCGCGCAGCCGGTTCGACGAGGCCAAGGGCGAGTACGACGAGGCGCTGCGGCTCGCCTACGAGGTGGGGGCGTACGCGGAGGTGCCGTTCCTCATGGCGCGGCTGGCCGAGATCGCCCACCGCGCGGGCGAGCGTTCCCTGGCCCTGGCGACGCTGGACGAGGCGAGCGCCGCCGCCGACCAGTACGGAGTGACGGACTCCCGGGCCTTTGTGCATCTGCTGCGGGCCCAGGTGGTCCTGGACGGCGGGGAGGTCGCCCTCGCGCGCGAACTGTGCGAGAAGTCCCGCCAGGAAGGCATGCGGGGCACCCCGCCGCCGCAGTTCACGGCGGGGCTGAACTGGCTCGACGCCCTGGTCACGGCCGCCGAGTCAGGACCGGTGCCGGGCCTGCGGAAACTGGCCGCCGCGCTGCGGTACGCGATGGACGTGCGGTGCGCCGACGTGGTGACCTCCGCCTTCGTCGAGAGCGCCGCGCGTCTGCTCACCGAGCTCGGCGACCACGCGGCGGCGGCGCGGCTGGCGGCCGCCGGCACCGACTGGCGTGGCGGGGATCTGCGTTCCGCCGCCGAGAGCGCCGACGTCCGGCGCGTCGAGGCCGCCGCTCTCGCGGCCCTCGGTCCCGGGCGCTACGCGTCCGAGCGGGCCCGGGGCTCCGGCTACACCCAGGAACAGGCCCTCGCGGACCTGACCGAGACGCTCGGGGCGTACCCCGCCGGGTAG
- a CDS encoding asparagine synthase-related protein, whose protein sequence is MRWLVGWSSTVARASAIGSAGATGNEGETVHPVGSQLLWGDPDPLWAVGDWRPDEVRVVKADAENRIAVLGVCGATDDELRVGLFAARGGALRHLTNWSGSYTAVVQVGRRVTVCGDLAGARPVFYTPWAGGTAYATAALPLADLIEANLDFGHLAAMLAAPDVPAAVHDSTPYEGVRRIPPGHTLVLRAGAREIAGYEPVASLAVAAPIADPAIAVDAVRDALVEAVRARLSAPRHVPGTDVDPGPVPGMGPAERRAARGTPVPGIGADLSGGPASGTLALLAAGLPGAPGTVLGHGTGAGERLLAVTFNDLAVRDREAELERAGTLAANPRLHHVVVTGGEETLPYADLEGPLTDEPGPSLVTAARHRARLASGSADHFTGYGARQVLDAHPARLADLLMDRKRRHLVRPVAALTKADGSVMVPARVYGAARKLARTPYRTGVDVLAEQLMNRRFEDPGDAVGASLAALSWARPGPAARWLTGEALAEVSVRLQGGGGRPNIGPGQRPGDFRARAALARHAADIRVLEQAAEIRFQRLHTPFLDNQVVRACRGLPEALRVQPGARAAILRTVLEGAGVAELPSGWGAPSHASSAAAARTGMRVAADSLISLFDTPLLAQAGLVEARVVRKALRSAAEGAPLPLDGLADLVSLELWLRRLLARRGTCWTGTPARQRAVPAGIVPQGRALGAGAGHV, encoded by the coding sequence ATGCGATGGTTGGTGGGGTGGAGCAGCACCGTCGCCAGAGCGTCCGCGATCGGCTCGGCGGGCGCCACGGGCAACGAGGGCGAGACCGTGCACCCCGTGGGTTCCCAACTCCTGTGGGGTGACCCCGATCCGCTGTGGGCCGTCGGTGACTGGCGCCCCGACGAGGTGCGCGTGGTGAAGGCCGACGCCGAGAACCGCATCGCCGTCCTCGGCGTCTGCGGGGCCACCGACGACGAACTGAGGGTCGGACTGTTCGCCGCGCGCGGCGGAGCACTGCGCCACCTCACCAACTGGTCGGGCAGCTACACCGCCGTCGTCCAGGTCGGCCGCCGGGTGACCGTCTGCGGAGACCTCGCCGGCGCCCGGCCCGTGTTCTACACCCCCTGGGCGGGCGGTACGGCCTACGCCACCGCCGCCCTCCCGCTCGCCGACCTCATCGAGGCCAACCTCGACTTCGGGCACCTGGCCGCGATGCTCGCCGCCCCCGACGTCCCCGCCGCGGTCCACGACTCCACCCCGTACGAGGGCGTGCGCCGCATTCCGCCGGGACACACGCTCGTCCTGCGGGCCGGGGCGCGGGAGATCGCCGGGTACGAACCCGTCGCCTCCCTCGCCGTCGCCGCCCCCATCGCCGACCCCGCGATCGCCGTGGACGCCGTACGGGACGCCCTCGTGGAGGCCGTCCGCGCCCGCCTCTCCGCTCCCCGCCACGTGCCGGGCACCGACGTGGACCCCGGGCCCGTGCCCGGCATGGGACCCGCCGAGCGCCGTGCCGCGCGCGGCACACCGGTGCCGGGCATCGGGGCCGACCTCTCCGGCGGACCCGCCTCGGGAACCCTCGCGCTGCTCGCCGCCGGCCTTCCCGGGGCGCCCGGCACGGTCCTCGGGCACGGCACCGGCGCCGGGGAACGGCTCCTGGCGGTCACCTTCAACGACCTCGCCGTGCGGGACCGCGAAGCCGAGCTGGAGCGGGCCGGGACGCTGGCCGCCAACCCCCGGCTGCACCACGTGGTCGTCACCGGGGGCGAGGAGACGCTCCCCTACGCCGACCTGGAGGGGCCCCTGACCGACGAGCCGGGGCCCTCCCTGGTGACCGCGGCCCGCCACCGCGCGCGGCTCGCCTCCGGCAGCGCGGACCACTTCACCGGCTACGGCGCGCGGCAGGTGCTCGACGCCCATCCGGCGCGGCTCGCCGATCTGCTCATGGACCGCAAACGGCGCCATCTGGTGCGCCCCGTCGCCGCGTTGACGAAGGCCGACGGCTCGGTGATGGTCCCCGCGCGCGTGTACGGCGCGGCGCGCAAGCTCGCCCGTACGCCCTATCGCACCGGGGTCGACGTCCTCGCCGAACAGTTGATGAACCGGCGGTTCGAGGATCCGGGAGACGCGGTGGGCGCGTCGCTCGCCGCGCTCAGCTGGGCGAGACCCGGGCCGGCGGCGCGCTGGCTGACCGGGGAGGCACTGGCTGAAGTATCGGTTCGCCTGCAAGGGGGCGGGGGGCGGCCGAACATCGGTCCCGGGCAGCGGCCGGGGGATTTCCGCGCCCGGGCGGCACTGGCCCGCCACGCGGCCGACATCCGCGTCCTGGAGCAGGCGGCCGAGATCCGCTTCCAGCGGCTGCACACGCCGTTCCTGGACAACCAGGTCGTGCGGGCGTGCCGGGGGCTGCCGGAGGCGCTGCGGGTGCAGCCGGGGGCGCGGGCGGCGATTCTGCGGACGGTGCTCGAAGGGGCCGGGGTGGCCGAACTGCCCTCCGGGTGGGGGGCTCCGTCCCACGCGTCCTCCGCGGCGGCGGCCCGCACCGGGATGCGGGTGGCGGCGGATTCCCTGATCTCCCTGTTCGACACGCCGCTGCTCGCGCAGGCGGGGCTGGTCGAGGCGCGCGTCGTCCGCAAGGCGCTGCGCTCGGCGGCGGAGGGGGCGCCGCTGCCGCTCGACGGGCTGGCCGATCTCGTGTCGCTCGAACTGTGGCTGCGGCGGTTGCTGGCGCGGCGGGGGACGTGCTGGACGGGGACGCCGGCGCGTCAGCGGGCCGTGCCTGCGGGGATAGTTCCGCAGGGGAGGGCGCTGGGGGCGGGGGCCGGGCACGTCTGA
- a CDS encoding MFS transporter has protein sequence MSREQRGPNEKLGAVLALAGISNAGLARRVNDLGAQRGLTLRYDKTSVARWVSKGMVPQGAAPHLIAAAIGQKLGRPVPLHEIGLADADPAPEVGLAFPRDVGQAVRSATELYRLDLAGRRAGGGIWQSLAGSFAVSAYATPASRWLITPADSSVAREVNPGEGSGAPLKVGHSDVLKLREAAEDARRWDSKYGGGDWRSSMVPECLRVEAAPLLLGSYSDEVGRALFGASAELTRLAGWMAFDTGQQEAAQRYYIQALRLARAAADVPLGGYVLASMSLQATYRGFGDEGVDLAQAALERNRGLATARTMSFFRLVEARAHARAGDAQAAGAALKAAEGWLERARDGDNDPSWLGFYGYDRFAADAAECYRDLKAPRQVRRFTEQALSKPTEEFVRSHGLRLVVSAVAELESGNLDAACEQGVRAVEVAGRISSARTTEYVKDLLHRLEPYGDEPRVVELRERARPLLMAPA, from the coding sequence ATGTCCAGGGAGCAACGCGGGCCGAACGAAAAACTCGGCGCCGTTCTCGCCCTCGCGGGAATCAGCAACGCAGGACTCGCGCGTCGTGTCAACGATCTTGGCGCTCAACGCGGGTTGACTCTTCGCTACGACAAGACGTCGGTGGCGCGCTGGGTGTCGAAGGGCATGGTGCCGCAGGGTGCCGCGCCGCACCTCATCGCGGCCGCCATCGGCCAGAAGCTCGGCCGTCCCGTGCCGCTCCACGAGATCGGCCTGGCGGACGCGGATCCCGCGCCGGAAGTGGGACTCGCCTTCCCCCGTGACGTCGGGCAGGCGGTGCGGTCGGCGACGGAGCTGTACCGCCTCGACCTCGCCGGGCGCCGGGCGGGCGGCGGCATCTGGCAGTCACTGGCCGGCTCCTTCGCCGTGAGCGCCTACGCGACTCCCGCCTCACGCTGGCTGATAACCCCGGCCGACAGTTCGGTGGCGCGCGAGGTGAATCCGGGCGAGGGCTCCGGAGCGCCGCTGAAAGTCGGCCACAGCGATGTGCTGAAACTCCGCGAGGCGGCCGAGGACGCGAGGCGCTGGGACTCCAAGTACGGGGGCGGCGACTGGCGTTCGTCCATGGTGCCCGAGTGTCTGCGGGTGGAGGCGGCGCCGCTGCTGCTCGGCTCCTACTCCGACGAGGTCGGCAGGGCGCTGTTCGGCGCGTCGGCGGAGCTCACCCGGCTCGCGGGCTGGATGGCCTTCGACACGGGCCAGCAGGAGGCCGCGCAGCGGTACTACATCCAGGCGCTGCGGCTGGCCCGCGCGGCCGCCGACGTGCCCCTCGGGGGCTACGTCCTGGCCTCCATGTCCCTCCAGGCGACCTACCGGGGCTTCGGCGACGAGGGCGTCGACCTCGCCCAGGCCGCCCTGGAGCGCAACCGCGGTCTCGCCACGGCCCGCACCATGAGCTTCTTCCGGCTCGTCGAGGCACGGGCCCACGCTCGCGCGGGCGACGCCCAGGCGGCCGGCGCGGCGCTGAAGGCCGCCGAGGGCTGGCTGGAGCGGGCCCGCGACGGCGACAACGACCCGTCCTGGCTCGGCTTCTACGGCTACGACCGCTTCGCGGCCGACGCCGCCGAGTGCTACCGCGACCTGAAGGCGCCGCGCCAGGTGCGCCGCTTCACCGAACAGGCACTGTCGAAGCCGACGGAGGAGTTCGTGCGCTCGCACGGGCTGCGCCTGGTGGTGTCGGCGGTCGCCGAGCTGGAGTCCGGCAATCTGGACGCGGCGTGCGAGCAGGGCGTGCGGGCGGTGGAGGTCGCGGGGCGCATCTCCTCCGCGCGCACCACCGAGTACGTGAAGGACCTGCTGCACCGGCTGGAGCCGTACGGCGACGAGCCGCGCGTGGTGGAGCTGCGGGAGCGGGCCCGTCCGCTGCTGATGGCCCCCGCCTAG
- the lhgO gene encoding L-2-hydroxyglutarate oxidase: MRSAYDCDVLVIGGGIVGLSTAYAITQAAPGTRVTVLEKETGPARHQTGRNSGVIHSGIYYRPGSLKARFAVQGAAEMVKFCAEYDIAHAVTGKLIVATDKSELPRLHGLVQRGRENGIPVKELGPAQLTDYEPEVRGLAAIHVGTTGICDYVAVARRLGEASGAEIRYGAQVVRADRRPHLGVAVRTADGTVVRGRVLVNCSGLHCDETARLMGDDPGMRIVPFRGEYYTLARPELVRGLVYPVPDPAFPFLGVHLTRGIDGGVHVGPNAVPALAREGYGWGVVRPRELGGTLSWRGSWHIARRHWRYGAGELRRSVSKTAFTQAVRRLLPAVTPEDLVPAAAGVRAQAVLRDGTLVDDFLIKEGPRTVHVLNAPSPAATASLPIGREVARRALASLAAV; encoded by the coding sequence ATGCGGAGCGCGTACGACTGCGATGTGCTGGTGATCGGCGGCGGGATCGTCGGCCTGTCGACGGCCTATGCCATCACACAGGCGGCGCCGGGCACCCGGGTGACGGTGCTGGAGAAGGAGACGGGGCCCGCCCGGCACCAGACCGGGCGCAACAGCGGGGTGATCCACAGTGGGATCTACTACCGCCCCGGCTCCCTGAAGGCGCGGTTCGCGGTCCAGGGCGCCGCGGAGATGGTCAAGTTCTGCGCGGAGTACGACATCGCGCACGCCGTCACCGGCAAGCTGATCGTCGCGACGGACAAGTCGGAGCTCCCCCGTCTGCACGGCCTGGTCCAGCGCGGCCGGGAGAACGGCATCCCGGTCAAGGAACTGGGCCCGGCCCAGCTCACCGACTACGAACCGGAGGTCCGCGGCCTCGCCGCCATCCACGTCGGCACCACGGGCATCTGCGACTACGTGGCGGTGGCCCGCCGGCTCGGGGAAGCCTCCGGGGCGGAGATCCGGTACGGAGCGCAGGTGGTGCGCGCCGACCGCCGTCCGCATCTGGGTGTGGCCGTGCGCACGGCCGACGGGACCGTCGTCCGCGGGCGGGTGCTCGTGAACTGCTCGGGACTGCACTGCGACGAGACGGCCCGGCTCATGGGCGACGACCCCGGGATGCGGATCGTCCCCTTCCGTGGCGAGTACTACACGCTGGCGCGGCCCGAGCTGGTGCGGGGCCTGGTGTATCCGGTTCCCGACCCTGCGTTCCCTTTCCTCGGCGTCCATCTCACCCGGGGCATCGACGGCGGCGTGCACGTCGGCCCCAACGCGGTGCCTGCCCTCGCCCGTGAGGGCTACGGATGGGGAGTCGTCCGGCCGCGTGAACTGGGCGGGACCCTGTCCTGGCGCGGTTCCTGGCACATAGCCCGGCGGCACTGGCGCTATGGAGCCGGGGAGCTGCGCAGGTCGGTGTCGAAGACGGCGTTCACGCAGGCGGTGCGGCGGCTGCTGCCCGCGGTGACGCCCGAGGACCTGGTCCCCGCCGCCGCCGGCGTCCGCGCCCAGGCGGTCCTGCGGGACGGCACCCTGGTCGACGACTTCCTGATCAAGGAGGGCCCGAGGACCGTGCACGTGCTGAACGCCCCGTCCCCCGCGGCCACCGCCTCCCTCCCGATCGGCCGCGAGGTCGCCCGCCGCGCCCTGGCGTCCCTGGCAGCGGTCTGA
- the trmB gene encoding tRNA (guanosine(46)-N7)-methyltransferase TrmB, producing the protein MSDFLDSTEETRPASPEDGSPRHHRAKGEPRFPHGPQADPAGSHFERRIRSFQPRRSRVTTGQADALRRLWPQWGLDIDGQGTLDLAQLFGADIPVVLEIGFGMGEATALMAAEDQGTGILAVDVHTPGQGNLLNLAERSGLTNVRVANGDAIILLREMLPPDSLDGLRVFFPDPWPKKRHHKRRLIQPEFLDLAATRLAPGALVHCATDWEPYAEQMLDVLTAHPGFENTVPDGGFAPRPEFRPLTRFEGQGLDKGHVVNDLLFRRVQHRNQHTSDD; encoded by the coding sequence GTGTCTGATTTCCTCGACTCCACCGAAGAGACCCGGCCCGCCTCCCCCGAGGACGGCTCGCCGCGTCACCACCGTGCCAAGGGCGAGCCCCGCTTCCCCCACGGTCCGCAGGCGGATCCCGCCGGCTCGCACTTCGAGCGGCGGATCCGGAGTTTCCAGCCGCGCCGCAGCCGGGTGACGACCGGACAGGCGGACGCGTTGCGGCGGCTGTGGCCCCAGTGGGGTCTGGACATCGACGGACAGGGCACGCTCGACCTGGCGCAGCTGTTCGGGGCGGACATCCCCGTCGTGCTGGAGATCGGCTTCGGCATGGGGGAGGCCACCGCGCTGATGGCGGCCGAGGACCAGGGGACAGGCATCCTCGCCGTGGACGTGCACACTCCCGGCCAGGGCAACCTGCTCAACCTCGCCGAACGCAGCGGGCTGACCAACGTCCGTGTCGCCAACGGCGACGCGATCATCCTGCTCCGCGAGATGCTCCCGCCCGACTCCCTGGACGGCCTGCGCGTCTTCTTCCCCGACCCCTGGCCCAAGAAGCGCCACCACAAGCGGCGCCTGATCCAGCCGGAGTTCCTGGACCTCGCCGCGACCCGGCTCGCCCCGGGCGCGCTCGTGCACTGCGCGACGGACTGGGAACCGTACGCCGAACAGATGCTGGACGTGCTGACCGCGCACCCCGGCTTCGAGAACACCGTGCCCGACGGCGGTTTCGCGCCGCGTCCCGAGTTCCGGCCGCTGACCCGTTTCGAGGGCCAGGGACTGGACAAGGGTCATGTGGTGAACGACCTCCTCTTCCGACGCGTACAGCATCGAAACCAGCACACCTCGGACGACTGA
- a CDS encoding PrsW family glutamic-type intramembrane protease, protein MAIHSPYPTRPGTPAGPAPRHPHWWQRGWVRYGALITLLAMSGLVILALVREQTGTEGFLVGLGLAVFPVPLLIAAFRWLDRVEPGPWRNLFFSFAWGACAAALIAIVANSFATRWIAMTTAGPSGADTLGATVIAPVVEESAKAAAVLLVFLFRRRDFTGIVDGVVIAGVTATGFAFTENILYLGTAFGTDRLSGESGLASVTAATFFVRVVMSPFAHPLFTVLTGIGFGVAALSAERQRTRRVLLPLTGLLLAMGMHAIWNGSSGFGRFGFFGVYAAFMVPAFGLLTWLVVWTRQRELRTVRAELPVYTAAGWLGAAEPWVLGSMRARQIAREYAGHHFGKRAARSVAEYEAYATSLAFLRHRGRRGRAGADFVVRERELLEELWRRRETARPALAYAARLTAPLPAPPPWPVPGYGYAARPAQPYVPTPQPYLPPAQPYGPPAQPFARTPYPAYNPYRS, encoded by the coding sequence GTGGCCATCCATTCTCCGTACCCGACCCGGCCCGGTACCCCCGCCGGACCCGCGCCGAGACATCCGCACTGGTGGCAGCGCGGCTGGGTGCGGTACGGAGCGCTGATCACCCTGCTCGCGATGTCGGGTCTGGTGATCCTCGCCCTCGTCCGCGAACAGACCGGGACCGAGGGCTTCCTGGTCGGCCTCGGACTGGCCGTGTTCCCCGTGCCGCTGCTCATAGCCGCCTTCCGGTGGCTGGACCGGGTCGAGCCCGGCCCCTGGCGCAACCTGTTCTTCTCGTTCGCCTGGGGGGCCTGCGCGGCCGCGCTGATAGCGATCGTCGCCAACAGCTTCGCGACCCGCTGGATAGCCATGACGACCGCGGGCCCCTCCGGCGCGGACACCCTCGGCGCGACCGTCATAGCGCCCGTCGTCGAGGAGTCGGCGAAGGCGGCGGCCGTGCTGCTCGTCTTCCTCTTCCGCAGACGGGACTTCACCGGGATCGTCGACGGGGTCGTCATCGCCGGGGTCACCGCCACCGGCTTCGCCTTCACCGAGAACATCCTCTACCTCGGCACCGCCTTCGGGACCGACCGGCTCAGCGGGGAGAGCGGACTCGCCTCCGTCACCGCGGCGACCTTCTTCGTCCGGGTGGTGATGTCGCCCTTCGCGCATCCCCTGTTCACCGTGCTGACCGGCATCGGCTTCGGCGTCGCGGCCCTGTCCGCCGAACGCCAGCGCACGCGCCGCGTGCTGCTCCCCCTCACCGGACTGCTGCTCGCGATGGGCATGCACGCGATCTGGAACGGCTCGTCGGGCTTCGGCAGGTTCGGTTTCTTCGGGGTGTACGCCGCGTTCATGGTTCCCGCGTTCGGGCTGCTGACCTGGCTCGTCGTCTGGACCCGGCAGCGCGAGCTGCGCACCGTCCGCGCCGAACTGCCCGTGTACACCGCGGCCGGCTGGCTGGGCGCGGCCGAACCCTGGGTGCTCGGCTCGATGCGGGCGCGGCAGATCGCCCGCGAGTACGCCGGTCACCATTTCGGGAAGCGCGCCGCGCGTTCGGTGGCGGAGTACGAGGCGTACGCCACCTCGCTGGCGTTCCTGCGGCACCGGGGGCGCCGGGGACGCGCGGGCGCCGACTTCGTCGTACGGGAGCGCGAGTTGCTGGAGGAGCTGTGGCGCCGCCGGGAGACCGCCCGGCCGGCGCTCGCCTACGCGGCCCGCCTCACGGCACCGCTGCCCGCGCCGCCGCCCTGGCCGGTCCCCGGGTACGGGTACGCCGCCCGGCCCGCGCAGCCGTACGTCCCGACCCCACAGCCGTACCTCCCGCCCGCGCAGCCGTACGGGCCGCCGGCGCAGCCGTTCGCGCGGACCCCGTATCCCGCGTACAACCCGTACCGCTCCTGA